One window from the genome of Leptospira wolffii serovar Khorat str. Khorat-H2 encodes:
- a CDS encoding metal-sulfur cluster assembly factor: protein MQLIEEPTQEIEKRIYAEIHRVEDPEIGISVAELGLIYRIHVEGSKAKIDMTYTSMACPAGPQMKQEIQDNALRVEGIDSVEVEVVWTPKWDPRVMASEEAKMDLGIFEY, encoded by the coding sequence ATGCAATTAATAGAAGAGCCAACGCAGGAAATAGAGAAAAGAATCTACGCGGAAATCCATAGAGTGGAAGATCCGGAGATCGGGATTTCGGTGGCCGAATTAGGGTTGATCTATCGGATCCATGTGGAAGGAAGCAAGGCCAAGATCGATATGACCTATACTTCTATGGCTTGTCCCGCCGGTCCCCAAATGAAACAGGAAATCCAAGACAACGCCCTGAGAGTGGAAGGTATCGACTCCGTGGAAGTGGAGGTGGTCTGGACTCCGAAATGGGATCCGAGAGTTATGGCTTCCGAGGAAGCGAAGATGGATCTTGGAATCTTCGAATATTAG